One window of the Colletotrichum destructivum chromosome 4, complete sequence genome contains the following:
- a CDS encoding Putative Zinc finger, ZPR1-type, ZPR1, A/B domain, ZPR1, zinc finger domain-containing protein — translation MAAPESKTTPNEFFQAIGSKVDGSDDQQVVEEIESLCMNCGKNGITRLLLTSIPYFREIIIMSFSCEECGFANSEVQPAGSIQPKGTYYELRLTAMDDFSRQVVKSDTATVKFTELDLEVPSGKGQLTNVEGLLSTVINDLEFGQEARKEQMPEVYPKIAEIIEKGRAMLEGKAFPFRLTVDDPAGNSFITPDLKDGVGKWEKHEFIRTPEQNEALGISNAQADELAAGANPGLTAEGDIIPNEVYSFPASCPGCMRPCTTHMKMVDIPHFKQVVLMSTVCDDCGYRSNDVKTGGEIPEKGEKIIVKVNGNIDLARDILKSETCALECPELNLSVNPGTLGGRFTTIEGLLTQVRDDLRSQIFEADGGSGGAGGGDSLAPEEKGRWTAFFDGLDEAINGNREFTVVLTDPLASSFVQPLVDPPAPDPSITREYYPRTHEEEEELGLLDMKTEGYEEDAAKEAVAREEAKKLAELDKLLDANMGNTS, via the exons ATGGCTGCCCCCGAGTccaagacgacgccgaacgAGTTCTTCCAGGCCATCGGCTCCAAGGTTGACGGCAGCGATGACcagcaggtcgtcgaggagatcgAGTCTCTCTGTATGAACTGTGGCAAGAAT GGCATCACCAGACTGCTCCTGACGTCGATCCCCTACTTCCGCGAAATCATTATCATGTCTTTCTCCTGCGAAGAATGCGGCTTTGCCAACAGCGAGGTCCAGCCTGCCGGCTCCATCCAGCCCAAGGGCACATACTACGAGCTTCGCTTGACCGCCATGGATGACTTTAGTCGCCAGGTCGTCAAGTCTGACACAGCCACCGTTAAGTTCaccgagctcgacctcgaggtgCCCTCTGGCAAGGGCCAGCTCACAAACGTCGAGGGTCTTTTGAGCACCGTCATCAACGATCTCGAATTCGGACAGGAGGCTCGCAAGGAGCAGATGCCCGAGGTCTACCCCAAGATTGCCGAGATCATCGAAAAGGGCCGCGCCATGCTCGAGGGCAAGGCCTTCCCATTCCGCCtcaccgtcgacgacccgGCCGGCAACTCCTTCATCACCCCCGATCTGAAGGATGGCGTTGGCAAATGGGAGAAGCACGAGTTCATTCGCACCCCGGAACAGAACGAGGCCCTTGGCATCTCCAACGcccaggccgacgagcttgccgccggcgccaaccCCGGCCTgaccgccgagggcgacatCATCCCCAACGAGGTTTACAGCTTCCCCGCCAGCTGTCCGGGCTGCATGCGCCCCTGCACCACGCACATGAAGATGGTCGATATCCCCCATTTCAAGCAGGTCGTCCTCATGTCCACCGTCTGCGACGACTGCGGCTACCGCTCCAACGACGTCAAGACTGGTGGCGAGATCcccgagaagggcgagaagATCATTGTCAAGGTTAACGGCAATATCGACCTTGCCCGCGACATTCTCAAATCTGAGACCTGCGCCCTGGAGTGCCCTGAGCTCAACCTGTCCGTAAACCCTGGCACCTTGGGCGGTCGCTTCACGACTATCGAGGGTCTCCTGACCCAGGTCCGCGACGACCTGCGCAGCCAGAtcttcgaggccgacggcggctccggaggcgccggcggcggtgactCCCTTGcccccgaggagaagggcaggTGGACCGCCTTTTTCGACGGTCTTGATGAGGCCATCAACGGTAACCGCGAATTCACCGTCGTTCTCACCGACCCCCTCGCCAGCAGTTTCGTCCAGCCGCTGGTCGACCCTCCCGCCCCCGACCCGTCAATCACCCGTGAGTACTATCCTCGCAcccacgaggaggaggaggagctcggctTGCTCGACATGAAGACCGAGGGCtacgaggaggacgccgccaaggaggctgTTGCCagggaggaggccaagaagctcgccgagctcgacaagctcctcgacgccaacaTGGGCAACACCTCATAG
- a CDS encoding Putative ribonuclease P subunit, Rpr2/Snm1/Rpp21, translating to MDASTLPVHLGYLNDAAHLLRVSAPETSAYLMSRHNELMFLNDAEQNDVRRQHVCGACGHIMIPGQGTTLKLETEKALKRKRRGNIKTRDPKAAKDELRQRAGTRKLFTCGHCSRTTNIPLPPPPPAVRRRTKSEQHPAAKGRQVPTAEPAKPATSNSSSKKRAKNRKAGLQALLSQAKTSSSGSRNLSLADFGRLG from the coding sequence ATGGACGCGTCAACCCTACCGGTACATCTGGGCTATCTAAACGATGCGGCTCATCTCCTCCGGGTATCGGCCCCTGAGACTTCGGCCTACCTCATGAGCCGCCACAACGAGCTCATGTTCCTCAACGATGCCGAGCAAAACGACGTCCGAAGGCAACACGTCTGCGGTGCCTGCGGCCACATCATGATCCCCGGCCAGGGCACCACGCTCAAGCTCGAGACCGAAAAGGCGCTGAAGAGAAAGCGGCGCGGTAACATCAAGACGCGCGAccccaaggcggccaaggatgAGCTTCGGCAACGCGCCGGGACGAGAAAGCTTTTCACCTGCGGACACTGCAGCCGAACGACCAACATCCCGTTgccccctccgccgcccgctgTGAGACGTCGAACAAAGTCCGAGCAGCATCCCGCAGCAAAGGGTCGCCAGGTTCCGACAGCCGAACCAGCCAAGCCGGCAACGTCCAACTCGAGCAGCAAGAAGCGGGCGAAGAACCGCAAGGCCGGGTTGCAGGCGCTGTTGAGCCAGGCCAAGACGTCATCGTCCGGGAGCAGGAACCTGAGTCTCGCCGACTTTGGGCGACTGGGATGA
- a CDS encoding Putative tRNA wybutosine synthesizing protein, translated as MTVPNNKPRGKKPKPENPISAATRAWLLSLPLQSRPWSTSDELDTLLSQQTPKRFAVYEPMLLLPAGSFDKGLWRTILNQPDITDDKIHQLWDAILCEVSKTGSDTLTHLAVNEGIPLQTSVAGDDELTADKGENILRTPSGLKILHGDFGPSVNPARPSVEDFEAAFWVSTRQNGIYQTWAPRWTMFSRGNIKEKTRLLDFHSQAAPEATSHRRRPAAALKSYWAVDLYAGIGYFTFSYAKLGLKVLCWELNPWSVEALRRGAVANGWRVRVVRDADLELPAARLLGGDEHIVVFLQDNQKAAGRIADMRASGTAVDVLHVNGGLLPTSEPTWRAAWDMTAASHDDCWLHLHENVGTHQIESRRTEIQGLYDGWAAAAATTTVGSRAAAVEHVELVKTYAPDVWHCVFDVHITRSSSVT; from the coding sequence ATGACGGTCCCAAACAACAAACCGCGGGGCAAGAAACCCAAGCCAGAAAACCCGATATCAGCAGCAACTCGCGCGTGGCTTCTCTCACTCCCCCTGCAATCCCGACCATGGAGCACCTCGGACGAACTAGACACGCTTCTCAGCCAGCAAACACCAAAACGCTTCGCCGTGTACGAGCCCATGCTTCTGCTCCCCGCCGGGAGCTTCGACAAGGGCCTTTGGCGCACTATCCTCAACCAACCAGACATCACGGATGATAAGATCCACCAACTGTGGGATGCGATCCTGTGCGAGGTTTCCAAGACGGGCTCAGACACGCTGACtcacctcgccgtcaacgaAGGAATCCCCCTCCAGACCAGCGTCgcgggagacgacgagctcaccgccgacaagggcgagaacATCCTCCGCACACCCAGCGGCCTCAAGATCCTGCACGGCGACTTTGGCCCCTCCGTCAACCCGGCCAGACCCTCGGTCGAGGACTTCGAGGCCGCTTTCTGGGTGTCGACCAGGCAGAACGGCATCTACCAGACATGGGCGCCGCGCTGGACCATGTTCAGCCGTGGCAACATCAAGGAAAAGACACGTCTACTTGACTTCCACAGCCAAGCGGCCCCGGAAGCAACAtcccatcgccgccggccggccgcggccCTGAAGAGTTACTGGGCCGTGGACTTATATGCAGGCATCGGCTACTTCACCTTCTCCTACGCAAAACTGGGCTTGAAGGTCCTCTGCTGGGAACTGAATCCGTGGAGCGTGGAGGCGCTGCGCCGTGGTGCCGTCGCCAACGGCTGGCGCGTCAGGGTCGTCCGGGACGCGGACCTTGAGCTGCCGGCCGCGCGCCTCCTCGGGGGTGACGAGCATATTGTCGTGTTTCTCCAGGACAACCAGAAAGCTGCGGGCAGGATAGCAGACATGCGCGCCTCGGGCACGGCAGTCGATGTGCTACACGTCAACGGCGGACTGCTTCCGACCAGCGAGCCTACGTGGCGCGCGGCATGGGACATGACGGCCGCCTCGCACGACGACTGCTGGCTGCACCTCCACGAGAACGTCGGCACCCACCAGATCGAATCACGACGCACGGAGATCCAAGGCCTGTACGAtggctgggcggcggcggcagcgacgacgacggtgggaagccgggcggcggcggtcgagcaTGTCGAACTAGTCAAGACGTACGCGCCCGATGTCTGGCATTGCGTCTTTGATGTACATATTACAAGATCTAGTAGTGTTACATGA
- a CDS encoding Putative EF-hand domain, nucleobindin, producing the protein MYTIYLAALALAGSALAHGGDHSQKPIVDENADWMTKHMAEEHHMEGWDTASFFTLHDYNSDGVWQGDEILRTYGLFDESNHHVTEEKRFEILHDLMQLLDANHDGHVTRSEWDEFIKTGKTLPDLGMGPGHHGDDEYEYEIHHWEQYHDENTKLEDLTHPEDIEHFKKHEKMEDEQERLEQLDQMAIVEDNIPQKFRRS; encoded by the exons ATGTATACCATCTACCTCGCAGCTCTGGCGCTTGCCGGCAGCGCTCTcgcccacggcggcgaccacAGTCAGAAGCCCATCGTGGACGAGAACGCCGACTGGATGACGAAGCACATGGCCG AGGAGCACCACATGGAAGGCTGGGACACGGCATCCTTCTTTACCCTGCACGACTACAACAGCGACGGCGTCTGGCAAGGCGACGAGATCCTCCGCACGTACGGCCTCTTTGACGAGTCGAACCACCACGTCACCGAGGAGAAGCGCTTCGAAATTCTCCACGACCTCATGCAGCTGCTGGACGCCAACCACGACGGCCACGTCACCCGCTCCGAGTGGGATGAGTTCATCAAGACCGGCAAGACGCTGCCGGACTTAGGCATGGGCCCGGGGCaccacggcgacgacgagtacgagTACGAGATCCACCATTGGGAGCA GTATCATGACGAGAACACCAAGCTCGAAGACCTGACGCACCCCGAGGATATTGAGCACTTTAAGAAGCacgagaagatggaggacgagCAGGAGAGGCTAGAGCAGCTCGACCAGATGGCCATTGTCGAGGACAACATCCCGCAAAAGTTTCGGCGGTCATAG
- a CDS encoding Putative origin recognition complex, subunit 6, which yields MNRSIEQTLLSLMPTHSSALPPPLVELAGSLLAQSRHRASTLKADEEVGRLYACAHIACDRLKITLDLPPIEPRPPIPPRIYKRLYSHLDNILPNSALNRTPGKNGTPRHRQRHGVDSPVRTPHRPTPTKERSLAQFRSGASGPNTPTKSTGKATYPSDKSGLHFWILPTIRFLCKQTGQRQLGPTILAGMEYIVVPGGRRTRDAWVRANLAALCGAVYYLVTKQVKSLKLGEGVENESYVPERKRILELLAKAREEVDSRGLDEDEAWEGWAPVKAAEFDAALEQVADRGWLEADWYRSLGDIIEAGNVIADSHRQEDSYRAPVRGADTMFQDRYDFLSEKKRREYSTWKEDILRRINAMEKEGAEAMDVDD from the exons ATGAACCGGTCCATAGAACAGACACTTTTGTCGCTGATGCCCACCCACAGCTCAGCTTTACCGCCGCCCCTGGTAGAGCTTGCCGGTTCCTTGCTGGCACAATCGAGGCACAGAGCGAGCACGCTCAAGGCAGACGAAGAAGTCGGGCGGTTGTACGCCTGCGCACACATCGCCTGCGACAG ACTCAAAATCACATTGGACCTCCCCCCAATCGAGCCGCGGCCTCCAATCCCTCCCCGAATCTACAAGCGTCTCTACAGTCACCTCGACAACATCCTCCCCAACTCCGCCCTGAACCGCACGCCAGGAAAGAACGGCACACCGCGACACAGACAACGGCACGGAGTCGATTCTCCCGTCAGGACGCCACACCGGCCGACGCCCACAAAGGAACGTTCCCTCGCGCAATTTCGCTCAGGCGCAAGCGGGCCCAACACGCCGACAAAGTCGACTGGCAAGGCCACCTACCCTTCGGACAAGTCCGGCCTCCACTTTTGGATTCTGCCGACCATCCGCTTCCTCTGTAAGCAGACAGGGCAGCGGCAGCTCGGGCCGACGATTCTGGCGGGCATGGAGTATATCGTCGTCCCCGGCGGGCGAAGGACGCGCGACGCGTGGGTGAGAGCGAACCTCGCCGCGCTGTGCGGTGCTGTGTATTATCTCGTCACGAAGCAGGTCAAGAGTCTCAAGCTGGGGGAGGGTGTCGAAAACGAATCGTACGTGCCCGAGCGGAAGCGTATTCTCGAACTCCTTgcgaaggcgagggaggaggtggacTCGAGagggctggacgaggacgaagcgTGGGAAGGGTGGGCGCCCGTCAAGGCCGCGGAGTTCGACGCCGCTCTAGAGCAAGTTGCGGATCGCGGGTGGCTTGAGGCCGATTGGTATCGCAGCCTCGGCGATATCATCGAGGCGGGCAACGTGATCGCCGACAGTCATCGGCAGGAGGACTCGTACAGGGCGCCTGTGCGCGGAGCGGACACCATGTTCCAGGACCGGTACGACTTTTTGAGTGAGAAGAAGCGCAGGGAGTACAGCACATGGAAGGAGGATATTCTTAGGCGCATCAAtgcgatggagaaggagggcgcGGAGGCCATGGATGTCGACGATTGA
- a CDS encoding Putative arrestin-like domain-containing protein: MAAFVRVSGPPNSSFLVGYPGISATLPRIEGKVEIRPSQGFSMPVAVSLVRICLQRRETIHPAAENVAKRHLGTPRRETTDVVGKELLLFRCQSGKEAESVIAMDLPFVLFIPFGRGGEETNRRIPPASLQLPSRTAETYYELVVTVQQGHTLQNKYSFPIPLQRYDTLSTFGMYNKPESRQVSDASVVTLGISVPKWSYGPLDPITVYIKLVPNPDWMKKALKVTIQKITVTIEEEITYNPEGDEPTKKVNKVAKNTQLVNTRMPEAGYATNLGLVFPSKDLRDPDGIIRRGKPAFPLYEVTSFTTSSTLYKIEFYLTVKAQLGSTKDLTVRQPLVICPMDQQACKEEMDAIEQAAKDASHVDPNNPMLPARSIVLVNDRESMKTLGLCLVGGQKKPLIE; this comes from the exons ATGGCCGCCTTCGTGAGGGTTTCCGGTCCGCCCAACAGCAGCTTTCTGGTCGGCTACCCGGGCATCTCTGCGACCCTA CCCCGCATCGAAGGCAAAGTCGAGATCCGTCCATCCCAGGGCTTTTCCATGCCCGTCGCCGTATCGCTCGTGCGCATATGTCTCCAGCGAAGAGAAACCATCCACCCTGCCGCCGAGAATGTCGCGAAACGACACCTGGGTACTCCGAGGAGGGAGAccaccgacgtcgtcggtAAGGAGCTGCTGTTGTTCCGGTGCCAGTCTGGAAAGGAGGCCGAGAGTGTCATCGCAATGGACCTGCCGTTTGTCCTGTTCATCCCCTTTGGACGGGGCGGCGAAGAAACGAACCGACGAATACCCCCCGCCTCGCTGCAACTCCCTAGCCGAACCGCCGAGACCTACTATGAGCTTGTTGTCACCGTGCAGCAAGGCCACACGCTACAGAACAAATACTCTTTCCCCATACCGCTGCAGCGTTACGATACCTTGTCGACGTTCGGCATGTACAACAAACCCGAGTCGCGCCAAGTCAGCGACGCAAGTGTCGTCACGCTGGGCATCTCGGTGCCAAAATGGAGCTACGGCCCCCTCGACCCGATAACTGTTTACATCAAACTGGTGCCGAACCCCGATTGGATGAAGAAAGCGCTGAAGGTTACGATCCAGAAGatcaccgtcaccatcgaggaggagatcacGTACAACCCCGAAGGCGACGAGCCAACGAAAaaggtcaacaaggtcgcGAAAAACACGCAGCTCGTGAACACAAGGATGCCCGAGGCGGGTTATGCTACAAACCTCGGCTTGGTGTTTCCTTCCAAGGACCTGCGTGATCCGGACGGTATCATTCGGAGGGGAAAGCCCGCATTTCCCCTCTACGAAGTTACTTCCTTCACCACGAGCTCAACATTATACAAGATTGAGTTCTACCTGACCGTCAAG GCGCAACTCGGCTCCACGAAGGATCTCACAGTTCGGCAGCCACTGGTGATCTGCCCGATGGATCAGCAAGCGTgcaaggaggagatggacGCCATCGAACAAGCCGCCAAGGACGCCTCGCATGTTGACCCGAACAACCCAATGCTTCCGGCCCGGTCGATTGTCTTGGTAAACGATCGGGAATCAATGAAGACATTGGGTTTGTGCTTGGTGGGAGGACAGAAAAAACCGTTGATTGAGTGA